The proteins below are encoded in one region of Paenibacillus sp. YYML68:
- the wecB gene encoding non-hydrolyzing UDP-N-acetylglucosamine 2-epimerase, translating into MSKTKIITIFGTRPEAIKMAPLVKELEKHPDHIESIVAVTAQHRQMLDQVLDIFDIKPNYDLDVMKERQTLNEITIRVLQGLDPVFKQEKPDLILVHGDTLTTFLASYAAFLQQIQVGHVEAGLRTWNKLSPYPEEMNRQLTGVLADLHFAPTDWSAGNLRKENKAEDRIYITGNTVTDVFQYTVNKDFTHPVLEWAKGKRLILMTAHRRESQGEPHRQIFRAVRRLADTFDDIAIVYPVHPSPAVKEPAYELLSGHERIKLLEPFDVAEFHNIYPHTHLILTDSGGMQEEAPSFGVPVLVLRETTERPEGIEAGTLELVGTDEERVFERASALLTDQELYNRMSQAANPYGDGTASKRIVEAILHHFGHRAERPKPFQP; encoded by the coding sequence GTGAGTAAAACGAAGATTATTACGATTTTTGGGACAAGGCCGGAGGCCATCAAGATGGCGCCGCTTGTTAAGGAGCTGGAGAAGCATCCGGACCATATTGAATCCATAGTCGCCGTTACGGCACAGCATCGTCAGATGCTTGACCAAGTGCTCGACATTTTTGACATCAAGCCGAATTACGATCTGGATGTGATGAAGGAGCGCCAGACGCTCAATGAAATTACGATCCGCGTTCTGCAGGGGCTCGACCCCGTGTTCAAGCAGGAGAAGCCGGATCTTATTCTTGTGCACGGAGATACGTTAACGACGTTCCTCGCGAGCTACGCAGCGTTCCTACAGCAGATTCAGGTCGGTCATGTGGAGGCAGGACTGCGCACCTGGAACAAGCTCTCTCCTTATCCAGAGGAGATGAATCGTCAGCTGACTGGCGTGTTAGCCGATCTGCACTTTGCTCCGACGGATTGGTCGGCAGGCAATCTGCGCAAGGAGAATAAGGCAGAGGATCGCATCTACATTACAGGCAATACGGTTACGGACGTATTCCAGTACACGGTGAATAAGGACTTCACGCATCCCGTTCTGGAATGGGCGAAGGGCAAGCGTCTGATTCTGATGACCGCTCATCGCAGGGAATCGCAGGGTGAGCCGCACCGCCAAATTTTCCGCGCTGTCCGCAGGCTGGCTGATACCTTCGACGATATTGCGATCGTCTACCCGGTGCATCCAAGTCCAGCTGTGAAGGAGCCGGCCTATGAGCTATTGAGCGGACACGAGCGCATCAAGCTGCTGGAGCCGTTCGATGTGGCGGAATTCCATAACATCTACCCGCACACTCATCTCATCTTGACGGACTCGGGCGGCATGCAGGAGGAGGCGCCTTCATTCGGTGTGCCGGTGCTGGTGCTGCGTGAGACGACGGAGCGTCCGGAAGGCATCGAGGCAGGAACGCTGGAGCTCGTAGGTACGGATGAAGAACGTGTGTTCGAGCGAGCGAGCGCCTTGCTTACCGACCAGGAGCTGTACAACCGGATGAGTCAGGCGGCCAATCCTTACGGAGACGGTACCGCATCGAAGCGGATTGTCGAGGCTATTTTGCACCACTTCGGGCATCGCGCCGAAAGACCTAAGCCGTTCCAGCCGTAG
- the glyA gene encoding serine hydroxymethyltransferase, with protein MEFLRKQDPKIVEAMNLELGRQRDKIELIASENFVSPAVLEALGTVLTNKYAEGYPHKRYYGGCEYVDIVEDIARDRAKELFGAEHVNVQPHSGAQANLAVYLAAVKAGETILGMNLAHGGHLTHGSPVNASGILYNFVAYGVSETDSRIDYEEVRKAAFKHKPRLIVAGASAYPRIIDFEKMASIANDVGALFMVDMAHIAGLVAAGLHPNPVPHAHFVTTTTHKTLRGPRGGMILCRKPWAAAIDKAVFPGTQGGPLMHVIAAKAVAFGEALQPEFKTYAQNVVKNAKVLSETLLAEGVNLVSGGTDNHLMLIDLRSLNITGKDAEHLLDEVGLTVNKNAIPFDPAKPMVTSGVRVGTAAVTARGMNEEAMKTIAKIIALTLKNPTDEAVLEKARGMVKDLTAQFPLYPGLTY; from the coding sequence ATGGAATTTCTACGCAAGCAAGATCCGAAGATTGTTGAAGCAATGAACCTGGAGCTTGGCCGTCAGCGCGACAAGATCGAGCTGATCGCCTCCGAGAACTTCGTCAGCCCAGCGGTGCTGGAGGCGCTCGGTACGGTGCTCACGAACAAGTATGCGGAAGGCTACCCGCACAAGCGCTACTATGGCGGCTGTGAGTACGTTGACATCGTGGAAGACATCGCACGCGATCGTGCGAAGGAGCTGTTCGGTGCAGAGCATGTTAACGTTCAGCCTCACTCGGGCGCACAGGCGAACCTTGCGGTCTATCTGGCAGCGGTGAAGGCTGGCGAGACGATCCTCGGTATGAACCTGGCGCACGGTGGTCACTTGACGCACGGCAGCCCGGTTAACGCATCCGGCATCCTCTATAACTTCGTAGCTTACGGCGTAAGTGAGACCGATTCCCGCATCGATTATGAGGAAGTGCGTAAGGCGGCGTTCAAGCATAAGCCTCGTCTGATCGTAGCGGGTGCGAGCGCGTATCCGCGCATTATCGATTTCGAGAAAATGGCGAGCATCGCGAACGACGTAGGCGCGCTCTTCATGGTCGATATGGCGCATATCGCGGGTCTTGTGGCAGCAGGTCTTCACCCGAACCCAGTGCCGCACGCGCACTTCGTAACGACGACGACGCACAAGACGCTGCGCGGTCCGCGCGGCGGTATGATTCTGTGCCGCAAGCCTTGGGCAGCTGCGATTGACAAGGCTGTATTCCCGGGCACGCAGGGCGGTCCGCTGATGCACGTCATTGCGGCGAAGGCCGTTGCATTCGGCGAGGCGCTGCAGCCAGAGTTCAAGACGTACGCTCAGAACGTCGTGAAGAACGCGAAGGTGCTGTCCGAGACGCTGCTTGCTGAAGGTGTGAACCTTGTGTCCGGCGGTACAGATAACCATCTGATGCTGATCGACCTGCGCAGCCTGAACATTACAGGCAAGGATGCCGAGCATCTGCTTGACGAGGTTGGTCTGACGGTGAACAAGAACGCGATTCCGTTCGATCCGGCGAAGCCGATGGTCACTAGCGGTGTTCGCGTAGGTACTGCTGCTGTCACGGCTCGCGGTATGAACGAGGAAGCGATGAAGACGATCGCGAAGATCATTGCATTGACGCTCAAGAACCCGACGGACGAAGCGGTGCTTGAGAAGGCGCGCGGCATGGTGAAGGATCTGACTGCACAGTTCCCGCTTTATCCAGGTCTGACATACTAA
- the upp gene encoding uracil phosphoribosyltransferase — protein MGKVFVCDHPLIQHKLTYIRDESTTTKDFRELVDEVATLMAYEITRDIPLEKVEVRTPVAKADCRVISGRMLGLIPILRAGLGMVDGILKLVPAAKVGHIGLYRDPNTLEPVEYYAKLPTDVQERELIVIDPMLATGGSAIAAIQALKNRGCTQMKLMCLIAAPEGVQAVQQAHSDVDLYVAAIDDQLNEHGYIVPGLGDAGDRLFGTK, from the coding sequence ATGGGAAAAGTATTCGTTTGCGATCATCCGCTCATTCAACATAAATTAACATATATTCGGGATGAGAGTACGACCACCAAGGATTTCCGCGAGCTCGTAGACGAAGTAGCTACGCTCATGGCGTACGAAATTACAAGGGATATTCCGCTAGAGAAGGTTGAAGTACGCACGCCAGTAGCGAAAGCGGACTGCCGGGTCATATCGGGCCGAATGCTCGGTCTTATTCCTATTCTGCGGGCGGGGCTTGGGATGGTGGATGGCATTCTGAAGCTCGTTCCGGCCGCCAAGGTCGGGCATATCGGCTTATATCGAGATCCGAATACGCTTGAGCCAGTCGAGTATTATGCGAAGCTGCCTACCGATGTGCAGGAGCGTGAGCTGATCGTCATCGACCCCATGCTGGCGACCGGAGGCTCGGCTATAGCGGCCATTCAGGCGCTTAAGAACCGTGGCTGCACCCAGATGAAGCTGATGTGTCTTATTGCGGCTCCAGAGGGCGTTCAGGCGGTTCAGCAGGCGCATTCGGACGTCGACCTGTATGTGGCAGCGATCGATGATCAGCTGAACGAGCACGGATATATTGTTCCCGGCCTTGGGGACGCGGGAGATCGTCTGTTTGGCACGAAGTAA
- a CDS encoding TIGR01440 family protein, whose translation MSQLHIEGTLELEARVRAQVETIVREVAAVSKLRQGQLLVIGTSTSEVLGAHIGTSGSLAVARSIYEAVEAVRAELGFYPVYQCCEHLNRALVLEREALERYGLDEVSVVPVPKAGGSMAAYAFSQLREAVVVEEVQAHAGLDIGGTLIGMHLKRVAVPFKTSVRHVGEAFVQAAYTRPKLIGGVRAVYEANAGLQELQPQAAGSCD comes from the coding sequence ATGAGTCAGCTGCACATCGAAGGTACGCTCGAGCTGGAAGCGAGAGTTCGTGCTCAAGTGGAGACGATTGTGCGCGAGGTGGCGGCGGTCAGCAAGCTGCGTCAAGGTCAGCTGCTCGTCATCGGGACGAGCACCAGTGAGGTGCTCGGTGCGCATATCGGCACATCTGGCAGTCTTGCCGTCGCTCGCAGCATCTATGAAGCGGTCGAGGCCGTCAGGGCAGAGCTCGGCTTCTATCCGGTCTATCAATGCTGCGAGCATCTGAACCGGGCGCTCGTGCTGGAGCGCGAGGCGCTGGAGCGATACGGACTCGATGAGGTCAGCGTCGTCCCTGTGCCGAAGGCTGGTGGCTCGATGGCAGCCTATGCGTTCTCGCAGCTGCGGGAGGCGGTCGTCGTCGAGGAGGTACAGGCTCATGCCGGCCTCGATATCGGGGGTACTCTGATCGGCATGCATCTGAAGCGGGTCGCGGTACCATTCAAGACGTCCGTTCGTCATGTCGGCGAGGCGTTCGTGCAGGCCGCCTACACGCGTCCGAAGCTGATCGGCGGCGTCAGAGCGGTGTATGAGGCGAATGCGGGCTTGCAGGAGCTGCAGCCGCAAGCGGCTGGCAGCTGCGATTAA